In Leptospira perdikensis, the genomic window AGAGAAGGTTTCATTTGCTGGTGACTGTCTTCGCAGGATTGTAGTTGCTGAACTTCCCGGTGATAATTTTAATTCCGTGTTCATTGAAGTGCTTGCCGAAGAACCACCGTTAGGTTTATTTTCTGTTCCAATGGGATACAGAAAAGGAAAAAAAATTTGGGACGGGTTCCAACTGAAAGAACATGAAGAGTTAAAACGCAGTAAACGAGTGGATTTTGAATACAACGCTAAAGACAAATCCTTTCGTATATTTCCAACCAATCCAAACTATTCACAAGAATTTGTATTTAATGGTTGGGAAATGATCGCGAACCTCCCAATGCAACCTGTTCCATCTTTTGTATCTTTGGAAATAACACCAAAGTTTGAGATTGGGAAAGAATCTTTGGTAACTTTACAATTAAAGAATCGAGGTAACTATGTTAGTTTGAGTTATCTTTCTTTGTCCTTTCCCGAGGCAGGTAGTGTGCGGTTGGCAGTTGAGGGTCAAGGTGTTCGGTTGTATAAAAAAGGTGATATTGTTTATAATGTTGTCTCCAACAAAAAAATTCCAGCAGAGTATCCGTTGTTAGAAGTAACAAAGGAAGGATGGGCCAATAACTTTCGTTATGGTGTGAAATTTTATTATACACCAAAAGAATCAGCGACACCAAAAATTCTATTTCGTTCAACTTATAAATTCTATCAAGAGATAGTTTCGATTCCTAACCAATTTTCAGTTGTACCTTTTGAACGTGACCAACAAGGATTTCCTTCCTATCATTTGGGAGCACCGACAAACTAGTCGTCAATGAAACACCAACTGTCGAAAGAAGTCACACTTGCCAGAAGGGAGATTGTTCGTATCCAAGTGGATCGATTTCATCTTTATTATTACGATTTTTTTCATCGTAAAGAAACAATCGAGATGGCAAAATTCTTCTTTGAAACCGTTTATAATTTAGATGGAAAGGAAGAATGGGAGACACTGGCTTTCACTACTTATGATAAAGTAAAAAATATGATGAAGGAAGGCACTAGGGAGAGTGTTGAACGTTTAATGGAACTGAATGCCATCACTGATAAATTGGACATTCGGATGGCGGAACTTCTTCTATCGAAAAACTGGATACCAGGAAAGGAAATGAACCAAGAAGAATATTTTGCACTTTTTTGCGAATTGGATGAAAGAGAGATTCGAAAAAAACAATTAGAAGTTGTACTCTTTAATCTTAAAAAATTCTATGAATTGGCACACAAACCAGTAAGTGCATATATTATCAAACCCGCCGCGATGATGTCTCGTTTACTTGGTGTGTATCCTTTGTTTAAAAAAGTGGAGCAAGGATACTATGCTACGTTACCAGTAAATCAGGATTTATTTGACGAGTTCTATGCGAAGGTAAAGAAAATGGAATGGGAATTTTTATATAAAGCCTTCCCGACCCTCAAAGAGGAAATATGAGAAGACGTTCCAGATTTGTATCTAAAGAAGAAGAACATATAGAAGCCCATGACCGTTGGTTGTTGACTTATGCAGATATGATTACTCTGCTTCTAGGACTTTTTATAATACTTTATGCCATAAGTAAGGTTGATGCCAACCGCCTAACAGAAGTAGCAAAAGATATCAAACGAGGTTTTGGATTGAATGTCAGTTCTGTTGGAGCTATTTTGGAAGGTGGTTCTGGAATTTTAGAAGATGATACGATGGAACCAAAATCTCAAGTGTTTCGGCTTTGGGAGCGAATCGGTTTTGCTCTGAAAACCTTACGAGAAAAAGCTAAGTTAAAATTAGGTCTTGCCGAAACAGAAGAACTCAAATTGACCTTTGCTGGTTCTGATTTGGCCTCGGATGATATTTTGAAAGCAGATCCGGAACTCAAATTTGCCTTTGAACAATTAGCTGTTTTATCCAAAGGAATGGATATTGACATAGTGGTTCGCGTACAAATTCCATATGAATCACAAATTGATAAATCGAAATTTCAAAATTCATGGGATTATCATTCCCATAGAGCTTCATTGCTTGCTGAAAAATTAGTAAATGAATATGGCATACCTAAGGAACAAGTATCTGTCCAAGGTTATGCGGTATTTCAAAAAGCAAAAGAATCGGACACTCCCGAAAAAAAAGCCAAAGAAGAACGAATCGAAATTCTCATTCGTAAAAAAGAAACATTAGAGAATTCAAAATAACCAAAGGAAGATTACGAGAAAGGATGAACTTACAGAATATACTAAATTTGATTTTTCGAGTAGATAAACGTAATGCTTATCTTAAGCGCGTTTGGGGGAATATACGCGTTGCAATGATTCCTAGTGGAGAATTGGTTTTTAAACGAATTGCGGTTAACATTCGAACTTTTCATTTATCTCCGACTATAAACTGGAAGGAGGGAGTCCCTGTTTTTCTATCTGTAATTGTATTGATGTCTTTTGTATCTTGTAAAAAAGAAAAAGGCATACTAAGTTTGGAATGGCAGAATGAGTCTTTGAGTTTAACAGCAGAGATTTGTACAAAGTATAGAGAGTGCGCTGATAAAGAATGGAAATCTATCCCTGAGAACTTAAAAAAGTTCACCGAAGGAAGATTAGAAGAAACACAATGCCAAAAACGATTTCGTGAGAGTAATGCTTATAAGTTGATAGGAGCTGATCCTTTGGCCATACAAACGGCTTATAAAGAATGTCATACACAAATATTAAAGTTTAGCTGTAAAGATTTACAAGAAGGAAAAATTGAAACGGTTCCTTCTTGTCTGGCCTTTCAAAAGATCCAGAACAGAAATTAAAACTTAGGAAAATCTGTTTTTGTTTTTTTTGTATGTATGATCCTGTCAAAGATGGAATAAAAAAAACAGTAAGATCTGTAATATATAGCGAGGCGAAACCGCCGAGTGATTTAGTTGGATTAGTGCATAGTTTTTGGGAGCTAAAAACAGAAGTAGTTTTGGCAGAAGACTTTTGTCTACATGTTTTACCTGATGCTTGTATTAATCTTTTATTCAATTTGTGCGATCCAAAAATAGCTGCGATAACAGCAAGACAAACGACCTATGTAGTGCTGAATCTTGGTAAATCATTTCACTATGTTGGCATTCAGTTTCTACCGGGTATGTGGCAAGGGAACCGTGATGAAATTGTTTATGGGTTTGTAGATACTCCTTATGGCGGAACCTTACCTCTTGTGGAAACAGGAACAAAACTAACTCAATTGGATTTTTCTGCCGGCCAACTCGTTTTATCAGAATTGGTTCGTCGACTCCTTACAAAAAACATCGTGATAAATAATCTCGTAACGGCAAGGATACTGGCTGATATTGAAGTCATTGATACTGTAACCGATATGGCTGCTTCAGCAAACTTGTCGCCTCGTCAATTACAACGAACCCTGAAAACAACCACTGGATTTACTCCGCATGACTTTCTCAAAGTCTTACGTTTGCAACAATCTTTCAGAGGACATTATTTAGAGTCATATACCGACCAGTCTCATTTCATTCACTCCTTTCGCAAAATTACAGGATTCACACCTGCAGAATTTTTCAAAAGTTTTAATGTCTGATTTATACAATACAGACTAAATCCTAACGGTTATAGTATCTCCAAGATTTTAGGATAACGGTTTAAGGAGATATTTATGAAGACAATGAATGCAATTGGATGGTTTGATATTTATGTAAATGATCTAGTTCGGGCTACTGCATTTTACGAGAGTGTATTCAATCAAAAACTGGAAAAAATGGGTGATCCAACAGGAGAAACTAATATGATGAGTTTCCCCGCAGATATGACGTTATACGGTGCAGCAGGTGCCTTAGTAAAGTCAAACTATTCGAATCCGGGAGTTGGTGGCACAATGGTTTATTTCAACGTGGAAGACTGTTCCGTAGAAGAATCAAGAGTTGTTGGTTACGGAGGTAAAATTGTAAGGTCAAAGTTCTCGATTGGAGAATTCGGTTGGGTAACAATCTGTGAAGATTCTGAAGGCAATTTATTTGGTCTTAGTTCCATGAAATGAATCTTTAGATTTTTCACTTGATACTAATTTTTTAAATATTATGTTTAGGGCTGGAAACGATTACCCAAACATGATATTTAAAAATACATTTAATCAAAGAAAATTGAACAAGAGGAATTTTCCAATATCATTCGGTTCGAGACTGTGTATTGATTCATTGAATCCATTCTCTATTTTTGATTTGCCATTCTGATTCTTTGCCATCTAAAAAAGAATGGCATGATTCCTACCATTTTCTAATTTCTGGATAAGGATCTATTGGTTATGAAAAACATCAGAATTACTATTTTATTCTCCTTACTCTTTGTGTTTGGAATTTTTGCCGAAAACCCTGTACCAGTTAAAACTCCAAAAGGTGAGACAGAGATTGTTGTTGCGGTGGCTGCTAATTTTAAAAATCCAATGGAGGAGATCCGTTTATCCTTTCTAAAACAAAATCCAGAAATCAACGTAAAACTTATTTTCGGCGCATCGGGCCAACTAACAACTCAAATACAGAATGGTGCACCAGCGGATATATTCCTTTCTGCCGATATGGATTTCCCTTTAGCACTTTATAAAGATGGATATAGTTTACAAGGGCCAAAGGTGTATGCGGTGGGAGTTCTAGTTCTCCTTTCTCAAAAAGAAATCGAAAAAACAAAATCCATTTCAGAACTTCTTTCAAGCGAAAATATAAAATTCATCGCAATCGCAAACCCACGGACTGCTCCTTATGGAAAAGCAGCAGTGGAGGCATTACAATCATTGGGTTTATACGAAAAACTAAAACATAAATTTGTATTTGGAGAAAGTATCACTCAGGTAAATCAATTCATCTCCACTGGATCGGCAGACGTTGGTTTTACTTCTTTTTCAGCATTATATGGGAATGAAGATAACTTTCGTTTTTCGCAACAAGTTGATCCTAAAACGTATTCAACAATTCACCAAGGAGCGATTGTCATTCAATCCAAAGAACCGAAGTCAGAGGAACAAAAAATAGCCATAAGTAAGTTATTTGACTATCTTTTCTCAACTGAGACAAAATCAATTCTATTAAAGTATGGATATAAGATTCCAGAAAAGTAACAATTATTTGGTGATTATCATAACTAGGAATTTTTCATTCGAGGGTTTTATTCTATGATATTCAGTTTCGATCCCATATGGTTGACTCTTGAGCTTGCCATTCTCACAACCATTGTTTTGACTCTGATCACTATACCCATTGGTTATTGGCTTAGCTTTTCCTCGTTTCGTTACCGTTTCATAGTGGAAGCCGTGCTGAACTTACCACTTGTTTTGCCGCCAACAGTGCTTGGGTTTTACCTCCTTCTTGTTTTTAGCCCAAACCATTGGATCGGAGGATGGGTCGAAGATGTTTTTCATTTCCGAATAGCATTTAGTTTTTTTGGCATTCTCGTTGGGTCGATTCTATTCAGTTTACCTTTTATGTTACAAGCGTTACAAGTGGGTTTCTCTTCTATTCCGAAAACTCATATTGAAACCGCGTTGGTACTTGGAAAATCAAAGTTCGAAATTTTATTTCGAGTGATTCTTCCAAATTGTAAACCAGCAATTCTTGCTGGAATGATTTTAACTTTTGCTCATACCATTGGTGAGTTTGGGGTGGTATTGATGATTGGTGGAAGTATCCCCGGTAAAACCAAAGTAGCCTCGATTGCAATTTTGGAAGAAGTGGAGGCAATGAATTATCATGCTGCACATATATATGCTTCGGTGTTGGTTGTCATTTCTATGATTGTTCTTTTGGTTCTCTTTCGTTATAAACGAAGTGTTTCCATGGTGTTAGCCGAGAATGTTTAAGTTCATTAGAGTTTAGAATGATAAAAATTAATATTCAAAAAAAGTTTGTTACTCGTAGTACAAAATCTATCAAATTAAATTATCAATGCGAAATTCCTATAGAACAAACTAGTTCTCTTTTTGGAGAATCAGGTGCTGGAAAAACAACTCTTTTAAAAATGTTATCAGGTCTATTGACACCAGATGTTGGTAACATTACTGTTAATGGTCAGATTTGGTTTGATTCGGAAAAAAAAATCAATCTACCTATTGTTGCAAGATCTCTTGGTTTTTTGTTTCAAGATTCTTCATTACTTGCCAACATGAATGTTCGTCAAAATTTAGAGTTTGCTTTTCGTAAAGGAAATGAAGACAAACAGTTTTTAAATGAACTCATAACATTTGCGGAAATTGAAGACCTTTTAGACAAAAGAATCGAAGGGTTGTCTGGAGGACAAAAACAAAGAATCGCCTTAGTAAGAACACTTGTGCAAAAGCCAAAGTTCCTTTTTTTGGATGAACCATTTTCTTCTTTGGACCAAAGGATTCGAAACCAATTGTATTCGATGATCCTTTCTTTGCAAAATAGATTCGCAATGACCATCCTTCTGATTAGTCATGAGATTACGGAGGTAATTAAATTATCAAAAAGAGTATTTTTGATTTCTGAAGGCCAAATTGTATCCAGTGGACATCCCATTGAGATTTTTAATCCAAAAGGAAAACCAAATTCTCTCGAAGGGGAAGTGATCCGTGTGGATCCATCAACCAATCAGGTGGCTCTATGGTTTCCCAATGCACTGGCTATTATGGAATCAAAAAACAAAAATCAAAATTTTAAGTTAGGTGAAATGATTCACACTCAACTTTCAATAGAAAATGAAGAGGTTTAATTATAGAATTTGATATTGCCTACCGTAAAATCAAACGGTAAGCAGTTGTTAAATGAGATTTATCCTTCCGTAGAATCGTTTGATTTTTTAGAGAAAAATTTCTTCAAAAAACCTAAAGCTGCTACAGCTCCAATAGCAATGATTTTCCAAAATTTAAGTAACAAAGCAAACAATCCTGCTTTGGCCAAAACTTTTCCTGCAATTAGTCCACCAATTCCATAGGCCGCGAGTTTATCGATACCCGGAGAGTAGTCAGCATATTTTTCCCCATCGTTAAATTCTGTAGAACTGATAATCGCTGGAATGTCATTTTGAACTAATTTAAGTTTTTGAATGTCTGAAATCGCATTCAATTCGAGAATCCCTTTTCTTCCAAGGATACGAATATTATAATTTAAAGTATTTACTTCGTCGCCTTCGAATTTGATTTCCTTTGCCCAATGAAGTTTTTTCGTATTTGCATCGTAAAAAGGTTTATTGGCCCAACCAACTAATTCTAATCCAGGATAACCATCTTTTTTGCGATCTTCATTTCCTTCAGAAATATCTTCTTTCATCGATTTTAAAAGATCATCATAATTAATTTCATTGGCATCAGAATCACTTACATATCCATCCTCTGAAAAAGAATAGGTAATGGCATAAGTAAAATTGTCACTGATAGGTGATTGGTCGGCTTTAAAAAGCATTCCAAGTATTCCTTCGTTTAATGGATTTCCCCACACCTCATGTAAGACGAATTGGCTTTGTTTCCCATCCAAGAATTTGAATCCTTTTGGAACTTTGACCGTAGCGAGTTTATCTCCAATGGTGACGTTACCTGTTTGGTATTTGAGGTTGTTAATTTTTTTAAGAACATCATCTTCCGCAGATAATGGTGATAAAGAAATCAAAAGACCGATGAGTAGTGTTTTTAGATTTTTCATACGTTTTTTCCTTATATTATAAATTTAGAAAGAATGAGATGTAGTTTACATGTAATTTCTTTTGTAATGACCAAATCTTAATCATCGACTTTGATTTTACCAGAAGTGATATTTAATGATTTAAAACTCACATTTTGAAATGGAGTTTGTCCATCAATGGTACCATCAACTTCGGCAATGAGAACTGGATGTTTTGATTCTCGAAGATCGATCATTAAAATACCTTCTACTTGGTAGTCGTTACCTGTGGCCCAGTCATCGATGATGTAAGCAAAAGGAACAACTCCTTCACGTAGTTCCGGTGCAAAAATTTGATCATCTCCATTATCGATAATGTATTTATCTAGAACATTATCTTCTTCAATATCACCGAATCGATCATAGAAATCTATTTTTTTGTTTTTTGTTGTTTTAAACCAATTAAAGAGCCGAACGTTTTTTTGTGATTTTTGATTATTCTCAAAGGGTATGGTTACAAAGGCAGATTTGCCAAATAGGTTTTTATATTCATCGATGACTTGATTGAATTTAACTTCGTATGAATTCATATATGATTCTCTTTATGAATTAATGATAATAATCTTTAATTTACTTTAGATTCAATGTTGATGCTGTTTAGAATTAGAAAGGAATGCATAAGAATGTCCTTCCATTCCTCATCTGGAAATTTTGGATGAAAGATCAGATTGATGGAAACCTTATAAGTTTCATTTGTTTCTTTAATGTGATAAAACGCATTGATTTTAGTGCCGAGTAATTCACCAGGCCCCATTAAAATTTTTGTTTTGTCAGTTTTGAAGGTGAGAAGTTCCACCCATTTATTGACCTCGTAAGGTGTGTCCCCGAAGTCGCTAGCTTTAGAATCTTCCACCAAAGTTTCAAAGGATTTTAAAGATGCGGGTAAAATGGATACCGAAATCAAAAGTGAAAAACATTCCTTTTCTTGTGTACAATCGGCTTTGAAGAAAGTGATCGGAAACTTATCTTTCATATGGATTGAATCAGAGCGTTTTGCAATTTTAGGGACGGTGATGGTCATCGCCTTTACTTGTTGCACTTCTGTGGCAGAGAAATTGATGCCTCGGAACGTATCTGAAGATTCCGATTCTGTAGCGAAAATCGTGAGGATTGGAAAAGCAAGTAGCGTAAGAAAGCTTAATTTATATTTCATTTTTTTATATGATTTCCCTTAGATTTGATTCAATATCCACCTAACGAATTAGGAAGGTTGAATATCTGAAATCATCGCAGTATACGAATGTTATACGTTAGATTAAATATTTAAAGTAATAAAAACTGGAAAACGTATTTATTTTCTCGATCCAGTTTTAGGGTTTCACAAACATAATACTGGTTTGCTTCCTTATTCTTTAAAAAATAATAAGCTTCCGCTAAATAACTCAAAGCTGAAATGTTATATGCCATTCGATCGGGGTTATAATATGTATTTGCGAGAGTTACAACATCTAACATTTTTCTATTATAGAAAATGGATTTTTCAAAACTTTCTTTATCAAGGTAAAGAGTACTAATTTTCCAGTAAGCTTCCAAAAACCATGCATCTAAAACGACTAGGTCTGGCGAGCCGTCTTCATTAAAAGATTCGTCAACATCAGTGATCGAAAGAAGAGTTTGGTATGCAGAAAAACTTTCCGTTTTTCGATTTGCAGCATAAAGAGATCTCGCATATAGATTCCATAGAAAAGGATTCTTCTTCTCGTTTTTGATCGCTGGTTCTAAAATGGAGATTGCTTCATTAAATTCCTTTTCGGTATATAATTGTTCCGCCTTTCTATATTGCGTTTCGTATGATTGAGAAACTATTTTTGGATAATCGGTTAAAGTTCCTGCGATTTGTCCAACTTGAACAGTGTCGCCAACTTTCTGATTTGTGTCTATATGAACCATTCTGATTTTCTTAGCTGGGAAAATGGGTCGGACAGTGTTTGTGCAATCAAGAGTTGGTTTAACTGCTTCCGCACTCAAAGATCCAACAAATAGTATAGAGGTGATGATTAGAATTTGTTTTATCATATTCATTTTCATAATTTATTTTTATAAACCACATAAGACGATGTTAGTTTGTCATGAATTGCTTGTTTTTTGGAGCCCAAAATTGTGATTAATGACAAAATTCCTAAAGTGATTTTGACAATATAACGGACGAAGCTTTTGAAGAAATTCAAGTTTTTAGAATCCGTGGAAACAACTCTTAAGCCTTTGAGAAAATGTCCTGGTGTGGCCCGAAAAAGGGAAACACATAAGGGATCGTATAAAAATAGAAAAACAAAGAAGACATATTGGGCGACTCGGCCATCGATATTCAGGAATAAAATGAGTTTTGCTGAAAGGAAGATAATCAGTAGGAAGAAGATCGCATCATAAATCATTGCAATGTATCGATCACTCATGGATGCTGCGGCCGAAATTAGGTTGTTAGTTGAGGTCATTGGATCCTAAAGTGAAGGGT contains:
- a CDS encoding RDD family protein, producing the protein MTSTNNLISAAASMSDRYIAMIYDAIFFLLIIFLSAKLILFLNIDGRVAQYVFFVFLFLYDPLCVSLFRATPGHFLKGLRVVSTDSKNLNFFKSFVRYIVKITLGILSLITILGSKKQAIHDKLTSSYVVYKNKL
- a CDS encoding VOC family protein encodes the protein MKTMNAIGWFDIYVNDLVRATAFYESVFNQKLEKMGDPTGETNMMSFPADMTLYGAAGALVKSNYSNPGVGGTMVYFNVEDCSVEESRVVGYGGKIVRSKFSIGEFGWVTICEDSEGNLFGLSSMK
- a CDS encoding tetratricopeptide repeat protein, translating into MIKQILIITSILFVGSLSAEAVKPTLDCTNTVRPIFPAKKIRMVHIDTNQKVGDTVQVGQIAGTLTDYPKIVSQSYETQYRKAEQLYTEKEFNEAISILEPAIKNEKKNPFLWNLYARSLYAANRKTESFSAYQTLLSITDVDESFNEDGSPDLVVLDAWFLEAYWKISTLYLDKESFEKSIFYNRKMLDVVTLANTYYNPDRMAYNISALSYLAEAYYFLKNKEANQYYVCETLKLDRENKYVFQFLLL
- a CDS encoding LIC13341 family surface-exposed protein gives rise to the protein MNLSILFRITVTLLFALVPFVSCSQKEVPSDSEIRQAVYGSDTGQSVRILGQKQINLDENPEMETLVLFQSGTSEVLAAFRKDGSSWTFLWKLEFFLKNLGEMFYDGKLKSWVPGSAPGKEKVSFAGDCLRRIVVAELPGDNFNSVFIEVLAEEPPLGLFSVPMGYRKGKKIWDGFQLKEHEELKRSKRVDFEYNAKDKSFRIFPTNPNYSQEFVFNGWEMIANLPMQPVPSFVSLEITPKFEIGKESLVTLQLKNRGNYVSLSYLSLSFPEAGSVRLAVEGQGVRLYKKGDIVYNVVSNKKIPAEYPLLEVTKEGWANNFRYGVKFYYTPKESATPKILFRSTYKFYQEIVSIPNQFSVVPFERDQQGFPSYHLGAPTN
- a CDS encoding flagellar motor protein MotB codes for the protein MRRRSRFVSKEEEHIEAHDRWLLTYADMITLLLGLFIILYAISKVDANRLTEVAKDIKRGFGLNVSSVGAILEGGSGILEDDTMEPKSQVFRLWERIGFALKTLREKAKLKLGLAETEELKLTFAGSDLASDDILKADPELKFAFEQLAVLSKGMDIDIVVRVQIPYESQIDKSKFQNSWDYHSHRASLLAEKLVNEYGIPKEQVSVQGYAVFQKAKESDTPEKKAKEERIEILIRKKETLENSK
- a CDS encoding DUF2167 domain-containing protein, with protein sequence MKNLKTLLIGLLISLSPLSAEDDVLKKINNLKYQTGNVTIGDKLATVKVPKGFKFLDGKQSQFVLHEVWGNPLNEGILGMLFKADQSPISDNFTYAITYSFSEDGYVSDSDANEINYDDLLKSMKEDISEGNEDRKKDGYPGLELVGWANKPFYDANTKKLHWAKEIKFEGDEVNTLNYNIRILGRKGILELNAISDIQKLKLVQNDIPAIISSTEFNDGEKYADYSPGIDKLAAYGIGGLIAGKVLAKAGLFALLLKFWKIIAIGAVAALGFLKKFFSKKSNDSTEG
- a CDS encoding ATP-binding cassette domain-containing protein encodes the protein MIKINIQKKFVTRSTKSIKLNYQCEIPIEQTSSLFGESGAGKTTLLKMLSGLLTPDVGNITVNGQIWFDSEKKINLPIVARSLGFLFQDSSLLANMNVRQNLEFAFRKGNEDKQFLNELITFAEIEDLLDKRIEGLSGGQKQRIALVRTLVQKPKFLFLDEPFSSLDQRIRNQLYSMILSLQNRFAMTILLISHEITEVIKLSKRVFLISEGQIVSSGHPIEIFNPKGKPNSLEGEVIRVDPSTNQVALWFPNALAIMESKNKNQNFKLGEMIHTQLSIENEEV
- the modB gene encoding molybdate ABC transporter permease subunit translates to MIFSFDPIWLTLELAILTTIVLTLITIPIGYWLSFSSFRYRFIVEAVLNLPLVLPPTVLGFYLLLVFSPNHWIGGWVEDVFHFRIAFSFFGILVGSILFSLPFMLQALQVGFSSIPKTHIETALVLGKSKFEILFRVILPNCKPAILAGMILTFAHTIGEFGVVLMIGGSIPGKTKVASIAILEEVEAMNYHAAHIYASVLVVISMIVLLVLFRYKRSVSMVLAENV
- a CDS encoding FFLEELY motif protein, which codes for MKHQLSKEVTLARREIVRIQVDRFHLYYYDFFHRKETIEMAKFFFETVYNLDGKEEWETLAFTTYDKVKNMMKEGTRESVERLMELNAITDKLDIRMAELLLSKNWIPGKEMNQEEYFALFCELDEREIRKKQLEVVLFNLKKFYELAHKPVSAYIIKPAAMMSRLLGVYPLFKKVEQGYYATLPVNQDLFDEFYAKVKKMEWEFLYKAFPTLKEEI
- a CDS encoding LA_2478/LA_2722/LA_4182 family protein, whose translation is MIPSGELVFKRIAVNIRTFHLSPTINWKEGVPVFLSVIVLMSFVSCKKEKGILSLEWQNESLSLTAEICTKYRECADKEWKSIPENLKKFTEGRLEETQCQKRFRESNAYKLIGADPLAIQTAYKECHTQILKFSCKDLQEGKIETVPSCLAFQKIQNRN
- the modA gene encoding molybdate ABC transporter substrate-binding protein, which translates into the protein MKNIRITILFSLLFVFGIFAENPVPVKTPKGETEIVVAVAANFKNPMEEIRLSFLKQNPEINVKLIFGASGQLTTQIQNGAPADIFLSADMDFPLALYKDGYSLQGPKVYAVGVLVLLSQKEIEKTKSISELLSSENIKFIAIANPRTAPYGKAAVEALQSLGLYEKLKHKFVFGESITQVNQFISTGSADVGFTSFSALYGNEDNFRFSQQVDPKTYSTIHQGAIVIQSKEPKSEEQKIAISKLFDYLFSTETKSILLKYGYKIPEK
- a CDS encoding helix-turn-helix domain-containing protein, with translation MYDPVKDGIKKTVRSVIYSEAKPPSDLVGLVHSFWELKTEVVLAEDFCLHVLPDACINLLFNLCDPKIAAITARQTTYVVLNLGKSFHYVGIQFLPGMWQGNRDEIVYGFVDTPYGGTLPLVETGTKLTQLDFSAGQLVLSELVRRLLTKNIVINNLVTARILADIEVIDTVTDMAASANLSPRQLQRTLKTTTGFTPHDFLKVLRLQQSFRGHYLESYTDQSHFIHSFRKITGFTPAEFFKSFNV